Proteins from a genomic interval of Pseudomonas sp. RC10:
- a CDS encoding M20 family metallopeptidase translates to MPLSLRDPIALTRHLVCTNTINPPGNEGPLVEELERALKTLGLTTLVQSIAPGRANLLAWNPSADGSRLCFTGHLDTVPLGAAPWVQAPLGGEVIGDRLYGRGASDMKGGIAAFLCALHTFATRFGSLPPVLVVLTAGEETGCEGAKRLAELDLSGLDVGALLIGEPTANQCVVGHKGALWLTGQATGKTAHGAMPELGDNAIYHAVDAIQKLRQFDFCTPVDPLLGSPTLNIGTITGGMNVNSVPDTSAFTIDIRTVCGLSHNELCGRVGDHIGGNVKLSATVDVPALSNDLANPWIRQVTESVAFVTGEQSAVRTVAFFTDGPVLRELFGEVPAIVIGPGEPSCAHQTDEWCSVRRVHECVDIYSRLLEDWQS, encoded by the coding sequence GTGCCCCTAAGTCTGCGTGACCCCATAGCACTGACGCGACACCTGGTCTGCACCAACACCATCAACCCTCCTGGCAATGAAGGCCCCCTCGTCGAAGAGTTGGAGCGGGCACTGAAAACGTTGGGGTTGACCACGCTGGTCCAGTCGATCGCCCCAGGACGGGCCAACCTCTTGGCATGGAACCCTTCGGCGGACGGGTCGAGGTTATGTTTCACAGGTCATCTCGACACCGTCCCACTGGGCGCGGCTCCGTGGGTTCAGGCGCCGTTGGGCGGGGAGGTGATCGGTGATCGTCTCTATGGCCGCGGCGCTTCGGACATGAAAGGCGGCATCGCGGCTTTTCTTTGCGCGTTGCACACCTTCGCGACGCGGTTCGGGTCTTTGCCTCCGGTGTTGGTTGTACTGACCGCAGGTGAGGAAACGGGGTGTGAAGGCGCCAAGCGCCTGGCCGAGCTTGATCTGTCCGGTCTGGACGTGGGCGCGTTGCTCATTGGAGAGCCGACCGCGAATCAATGTGTCGTCGGGCACAAAGGCGCGCTCTGGCTGACGGGACAGGCCACGGGGAAGACCGCGCACGGTGCCATGCCCGAGCTTGGTGATAACGCCATCTACCATGCGGTCGATGCCATCCAGAAGCTGCGGCAATTTGATTTCTGCACCCCGGTCGATCCGTTGCTGGGCAGTCCCACCTTAAACATCGGCACGATCACGGGAGGCATGAACGTTAACTCAGTGCCGGACACGTCAGCGTTCACGATCGACATCCGCACCGTGTGCGGCCTTTCCCACAACGAGCTATGCGGCAGGGTGGGCGACCATATCGGCGGCAACGTGAAGTTGTCAGCGACAGTGGATGTACCCGCCCTTTCGAACGATCTCGCCAACCCGTGGATCCGGCAGGTCACAGAATCCGTCGCGTTTGTCACCGGTGAGCAGTCAGCCGTGCGGACGGTGGCGTTCTTCACTGATGGTCCGGTACTCCGGGAATTGTTTGGCGAAGTGCCGGCGATCGTCATCGGTCCTGGAGAGCCTTCTTGCGCCCA
- a CDS encoding aminotransferase class I/II-fold pyridoxal phosphate-dependent enzyme has translation MFTLQPHEIAEGKAESIRRAIEQAILDDRLKPGESLPTVRNLAADLGVNKNTVVVAYRQLQATGLVVSDGRRGSIVANPSSSAPSADVGLPQMMSVRDGNPDIAFLPDDHDIRDAFSRMSLDNHLYGEQRNNAGFVKWAKEGFLADNVPVDRSIFVSAGALDLIERALEASGLTAGDKVAVEDPGYMSLLALTRLMGFELVPLAFDDHGIVPASLQAAVDVGVKAVLFSSRAQNPTGISTSKERARALADIAAHADDVLFIDDDHSSLLQLADYHPWHIRENGPWLVVRSLSKFLGPDYRLAVSTGDTRTIESLENRQAVGMGWVSTFLQRLALELLISPAIRRKIAAGGATYVERHMALVTMLKKKGFNVAGGAGLNLWLPIPDERAVAERLFDAGWLVRTGRDFCVTPQSGIRITSSRMTPQQSSVFVEALLAARHAVTTTLSA, from the coding sequence ATGTTCACGTTGCAACCCCATGAAATTGCTGAAGGCAAGGCAGAATCCATACGCCGCGCCATCGAGCAGGCCATTCTCGACGACCGCCTCAAGCCGGGTGAAAGCCTTCCAACAGTGCGTAACCTCGCGGCGGACCTGGGTGTCAACAAGAACACAGTGGTGGTTGCCTACCGACAGTTACAGGCGACGGGGCTGGTGGTGTCCGATGGCAGACGGGGTTCGATCGTGGCCAACCCCTCGTCGTCGGCGCCTTCCGCCGATGTTGGCCTGCCCCAGATGATGTCGGTGCGTGACGGCAATCCGGACATCGCGTTTCTTCCCGATGACCACGACATTCGCGACGCATTTTCCCGCATGAGCCTCGACAACCATTTGTATGGCGAGCAGCGAAACAACGCGGGGTTCGTCAAATGGGCAAAAGAGGGCTTCCTGGCGGACAACGTGCCCGTGGACAGAAGCATTTTTGTCTCCGCAGGCGCGCTGGATCTGATCGAGCGCGCGCTTGAAGCGAGCGGGCTCACTGCAGGTGACAAAGTGGCCGTGGAGGACCCTGGCTACATGAGCCTGCTGGCGTTGACCCGCCTGATGGGCTTTGAGCTGGTGCCCCTTGCGTTCGATGATCACGGGATCGTGCCCGCCAGCCTGCAAGCGGCGGTGGACGTGGGCGTGAAGGCGGTGCTATTCAGCAGCCGCGCGCAAAATCCCACCGGTATTTCGACGTCGAAAGAGCGCGCACGGGCGCTAGCGGACATTGCCGCCCATGCCGATGACGTGCTGTTCATTGATGACGATCATTCCAGCCTGCTCCAATTGGCCGATTACCATCCATGGCATATCCGGGAGAACGGGCCTTGGCTGGTTGTCAGGTCGCTGTCCAAATTCCTGGGCCCTGATTATCGACTGGCGGTATCGACGGGAGACACCCGGACCATCGAGAGCCTCGAAAACAGACAGGCCGTCGGCATGGGGTGGGTCAGCACCTTTTTGCAGCGCCTGGCGCTTGAGCTGCTCATCAGCCCTGCCATCCGCCGAAAAATAGCCGCCGGTGGCGCAACGTATGTCGAGCGCCATATGGCCCTGGTGACGATGCTGAAAAAGAAAGGGTTCAACGTGGCAGGCGGCGCCGGACTCAATCTGTGGTTGCCCATCCCCGACGAGCGTGCAGTCGCCGAACGTCTGTTCGATGCGGGCTGGCTGGTGCGCACGGGGCGTGACTTCTGCGTGACACCCCAGTCCGGTATTCGAATCACATCATCGAGAATGACACCGCAACAGAGCAGCGTGTTCGTGGAGGCGCTCCTCGCCGCACGTCACGCCGTGACCACGACGCTGTCGGCCTGA
- a CDS encoding DJ-1/PfpI family protein has translation MTIPLETHLKIGALIFPGMDQCDFTGPFEALARTPNSTFFTIWKDKDPVRDLAGMLLLADTTLDEAPQLDVLLVPGGYGQQALMHDEVVLSFIRQQAANAKYVFSVCTGALLCGGAGLLKGKRATTHWTAMETLPFFGAIPSDERVVIDGKFVSAGGVTSGIDGSLVLVSLLRGETVAQELQLYMAYDPEPPFQAGSPKSAPASILRTVTERAANITAQRLETARAYHASQTLARA, from the coding sequence ATGACTATTCCACTCGAGACCCATTTGAAGATCGGCGCCCTGATCTTTCCCGGCATGGATCAATGCGATTTCACCGGCCCCTTCGAAGCGTTGGCACGTACCCCGAACTCGACGTTCTTCACCATCTGGAAGGACAAAGATCCGGTCCGTGATCTGGCCGGGATGCTGTTGCTGGCCGATACGACCCTGGACGAGGCGCCACAGCTCGACGTGCTGCTGGTGCCGGGCGGCTATGGCCAGCAAGCCCTGATGCATGATGAGGTCGTGCTTTCTTTCATCCGTCAGCAAGCCGCAAACGCGAAGTATGTGTTCTCGGTGTGCACCGGAGCGCTCTTGTGTGGCGGGGCTGGCTTGCTCAAGGGCAAGCGCGCGACGACCCATTGGACAGCCATGGAAACGCTGCCCTTTTTCGGTGCCATCCCCAGCGATGAGCGCGTCGTGATCGACGGCAAGTTCGTCAGCGCTGGCGGCGTGACGTCCGGGATCGATGGGTCGCTGGTACTGGTTTCACTGCTGCGCGGGGAGACGGTCGCCCAAGAGTTGCAACTCTACATGGCCTACGACCCGGAACCGCCTTTCCAGGCCGGTTCGCCGAAAAGCGCGCCTGCGTCGATTTTGCGCACAGTGACGGAACGCGCGGCCAACATCACGGCCCAGCGCCTTGAAACCGCACGTGCTTATCACGCCAGCCAAACGTTGGCTCGCGCTTGA
- a CDS encoding sigma-54-dependent transcriptional regulator: MRIHVTFIDRVGITQEVLALLGERRFNLEAVEMVPPHVYIDAPTLGAEVLEELRGAFLGVKGVQSVTVVDILPGQRRHLQLDALLSASSDPVLAVDERGHVLLANPALIALCGREPAGESLAQVFDDDVLHTLVSHAFRLPMREVSLGGRTLLLDAMPINAAGALITLYPPSRIGERLSALRHDPAGGFDAILGASQAIQKLKARAHRVGGLDAPLLIQGETGTGKELVARACHAISKRREAPFLPLNCAALPESLAESELFGYAAGAFTGAQRGGKLGLLELADQGTVFLDEVGEMSPYLQAKLLRFLSDGCFRRVGGDREIRVNVRILSATHRNLENMVSDGQFREDLFYRLNVLNLHVPPLRERGQDILLMAEHFMQQACAQIQRPVCRLAPSTFPALLDNRWPGNVRQLQNVIFRAAAICEHPRVDLDDLDIARTAVDGQQTREIGSLEDAVARFEKDLLEQLYPSHPSSRLLAARLQTSHTSISMRLRKYGIPGKS, translated from the coding sequence ATGCGCATTCACGTGACCTTCATCGACCGCGTCGGCATCACTCAGGAAGTCCTCGCCCTGCTGGGTGAGCGCCGCTTCAATCTGGAGGCCGTGGAGATGGTTCCCCCCCACGTCTACATCGATGCGCCAACGCTCGGCGCCGAGGTGCTGGAGGAGTTGCGCGGCGCATTTCTCGGCGTGAAAGGCGTGCAATCGGTGACGGTGGTCGACATCCTTCCGGGCCAGCGCCGACACCTGCAGCTCGATGCGTTGTTATCTGCCAGCTCCGACCCGGTGTTGGCGGTGGATGAGCGCGGGCATGTCTTGCTGGCCAACCCTGCGCTGATAGCTTTGTGCGGACGCGAACCGGCCGGCGAGTCGCTCGCCCAGGTGTTTGATGACGACGTGCTGCACACGTTGGTCAGCCACGCCTTTCGCTTGCCGATGCGAGAAGTCAGCCTTGGAGGGCGAACCCTGCTGCTCGACGCCATGCCGATTAATGCCGCGGGCGCCCTGATCACCCTCTACCCGCCAAGCCGAATCGGCGAGCGGCTGTCGGCGCTGCGCCATGACCCTGCCGGTGGGTTCGACGCGATTTTGGGTGCTTCCCAAGCCATTCAAAAGCTCAAGGCGCGAGCGCATCGCGTGGGAGGGCTCGATGCGCCTCTGCTGATTCAAGGCGAGACCGGTACCGGCAAAGAGTTGGTCGCCCGCGCCTGCCACGCGATCAGCAAACGGCGTGAGGCGCCGTTCTTGCCGTTGAACTGCGCAGCGCTGCCGGAAAGCCTTGCCGAGAGTGAGCTGTTCGGGTACGCCGCTGGCGCCTTCACCGGCGCGCAACGGGGCGGCAAGCTCGGGCTGCTGGAGCTGGCGGATCAAGGCACGGTGTTTCTCGATGAAGTCGGAGAAATGTCACCCTATCTCCAGGCCAAACTCCTGCGTTTTCTGAGCGATGGGTGCTTCCGTCGCGTCGGCGGTGACCGGGAGATCAGGGTCAATGTGCGAATTCTCAGCGCGACCCACCGCAATCTGGAAAACATGGTCAGCGACGGTCAATTTCGTGAAGACCTGTTTTATCGTCTCAACGTGCTAAACCTGCACGTGCCGCCACTGCGCGAGCGTGGCCAGGACATCCTGTTGATGGCAGAGCACTTCATGCAGCAAGCCTGCGCGCAGATTCAGCGTCCGGTTTGCCGTCTGGCCCCCAGCACGTTTCCAGCCCTGCTCGACAACCGATGGCCGGGGAACGTCCGGCAATTGCAAAACGTGATATTTCGCGCCGCGGCCATTTGTGAACATCCCAGGGTGGACCTCGACGACCTGGACATCGCGCGCACCGCCGTGGACGGGCAGCAAACCCGTGAGATAGGCAGCCTGGAGGACGCGGTTGCCCGCTTCGAGAAAGACCTGCTGGAACAGCTTTACCCCAGCCACCCTTCCAGCCGACTGCTGGCGGCGCGGTTGCAGACCTCGCACACCTCGATCTCCATGCGACTTCGCAAATACGGCATCCCTGGCAAGTCCTGA